A genomic region of Rheinheimera sp. MMS21-TC3 contains the following coding sequences:
- a CDS encoding alanine/glycine:cation symporter family protein, protein MEAFITVLNDLIWSEALIYLCLGAGLFYSILTRFGQVRHFKEMCKLLLSGNDSAKGISSFQALAVSLSGRVGVGNIAGVAAAIGFGGPGAIFWMWVVAFLGASTAYVESTLGQIYKVEEEGEYRGGPAYYFERCLGWRWLGIIFAISAIVACGIFLPGVQANAVGNAVTQIFGDGDMVITTFGEVGSHKLIALAVILLILGFIIFGGIKRIASFTQIVVPFMALGYIIMALIVVFLNLDKVLDIFILIFNDAFTAQAGFGAAIGWGVKRGIYSNEAGQGSGPHAAAAAEVDHPSQQGLVQAFSVYVDTLFVCTATALMILITQQYNVVGELTDGTFIVQNIAASTEIGSAAFTQMALFSVFGQFGQVFVGIALFFFAFTTILAYYYITETNVVYLNRMLNNKLPSIVFKILLMVMVAYGTINSAGYIWNLGDIGVGLMAWINIVGIITIFLMYKPTMRCLKDYEQQKKAGGPITFDPVKLGIKNATFWEKRLADKNK, encoded by the coding sequence ATGGAAGCGTTTATTACGGTCTTAAATGACCTAATTTGGAGTGAAGCACTCATTTACTTGTGCTTAGGGGCTGGTTTATTTTACTCCATTTTGACCCGTTTTGGCCAAGTCCGTCATTTTAAAGAAATGTGCAAGCTGCTGCTAAGTGGCAATGACTCAGCTAAAGGTATTTCTTCATTCCAAGCTTTAGCTGTATCGTTATCGGGTAGAGTAGGGGTCGGTAATATTGCTGGTGTTGCTGCTGCTATTGGCTTTGGCGGCCCGGGCGCTATCTTTTGGATGTGGGTAGTTGCTTTTCTTGGTGCTAGTACGGCCTATGTTGAATCTACGTTAGGTCAAATATATAAAGTAGAAGAAGAAGGTGAATACCGCGGTGGTCCAGCCTACTATTTTGAACGCTGCCTAGGTTGGCGCTGGTTAGGTATTATTTTTGCGATCTCAGCTATTGTTGCTTGTGGTATTTTCTTGCCTGGTGTGCAAGCAAATGCTGTGGGTAATGCTGTAACTCAAATATTTGGTGATGGCGATATGGTTATTACTACTTTTGGCGAAGTAGGCAGCCATAAACTTATTGCTTTAGCTGTTATTTTACTGATTTTAGGTTTTATTATTTTTGGTGGTATTAAGCGTATTGCCTCTTTTACCCAAATAGTGGTGCCCTTTATGGCGCTGGGTTATATCATAATGGCGTTAATTGTAGTGTTTTTAAATCTGGATAAAGTACTAGATATCTTTATCCTTATTTTTAACGATGCCTTTACTGCCCAAGCGGGTTTTGGTGCGGCTATAGGCTGGGGGGTTAAACGAGGTATATACTCAAACGAGGCCGGTCAAGGTAGTGGGCCACATGCTGCTGCAGCTGCTGAAGTTGATCACCCATCACAGCAAGGTTTAGTTCAAGCTTTCTCTGTATATGTTGATACCCTATTTGTCTGTACCGCAACGGCGTTAATGATCTTAATAACCCAACAGTATAATGTTGTCGGTGAACTTACTGATGGCACTTTTATTGTACAAAACATTGCCGCTTCTACAGAGATAGGCTCAGCTGCTTTTACGCAAATGGCATTATTTAGTGTCTTTGGCCAGTTTGGCCAAGTCTTTGTAGGTATTGCCTTATTCTTCTTCGCTTTTACTACTATTTTAGCTTACTACTATATAACGGAAACTAACGTAGTGTACTTAAACCGTATGCTAAACAATAAGCTACCCTCTATAGTTTTTAAAATTTTATTAATGGTTATGGTGGCTTACGGCACTATAAATAGTGCAGGCTATATCTGGAACTTAGGTGATATTGGTGTAGGCTTAATGGCTTGGATTAATATAGTGGGTATTATCACTATTTTCTTAATGTATAAGCCAACCATGCGTTGTTTAAAAGATTACGAACAGCAGAAAAAAGCGGGCGGACCTATTACATTTGACCCTGTTAAACTGGGTATTAAAAATGCGACTTTTTGGGAAAAGCGGCTAGCAGATAAGAATAAATAG
- a CDS encoding cell division protein ZapA: MPAKKSVKVSIHNREYTIKVPQGAETLLETLASKLDEQLTELATEAPQFSRDELLVLTALNSLQREDELLQQKQIEQQQLKQLVAMLQQQTF; this comes from the coding sequence ATGCCGGCTAAAAAATCTGTTAAAGTAAGCATTCATAATCGAGAATATACTATTAAAGTGCCGCAAGGGGCAGAAACTTTACTTGAAACCTTAGCGAGTAAATTAGATGAACAGTTAACTGAACTCGCTACAGAAGCCCCGCAATTTTCTCGTGATGAATTGTTAGTGTTAACGGCATTAAACAGCCTACAACGTGAAGATGAATTATTACAGCAGAAGCAGATTGAGCAACAGCAGCTTAAACAGTTAGTTGCTATGCTGCAGCAACAAACCTTCTAA
- the ppsA gene encoding phosphoenolpyruvate synthase, producing MQEFVIWYENLGMHDVNRVGGKNASLGEMISNLANAGVEVPGGFATTSLAFNQFLEQSGVNERIYQVLDGLDVDDVNALAKAGAQIRQWVIDTPFQPELEQAIREAYQQLHPDLNQDVSFAVRSSATAEDMPDASFAGQQETFLNVRGYDAVIVAIKHVYASLFNDRAISYRVHQGYDHRGVALSAGVQKMVRSDLASSGVMFSIDTESGFEDVVFITSSYGLGEMVVQGAVNPDEFYVHKPTLAAGRPAVVKRSIGSKKIEMVYSAEQTHGKQVQIIDVAAERSNVFSLTDAEVEELAKQAVIIAEHYGRPMDIEWAKDGNDGKLYIVQARPETVKSREDSNTMERFQLQGTAPVLVEGRAIGQRIGSGVAKVLKGIEQMDQIQPGDVLVTDMTDPDWEPIMKRASAIVTNRGGRTCHAAIIARELGIPAVVGCGDATTKIKTGQAVTVSCAEGDTGFIYDGKLEHKVVSSRIDEMPALDLKIMMNVGNPERAFSFAKLPHAGVGLARLEFIINRMIGVHPKALINFDSQTDELKATISQMIAGYESPVEYYIAKLTEGIATLACAFAPQKVIVRMSDFKSNEYANLVGGRQYEPHEENPMIGFRGAARYISESFRDCFALEVEALKRVRNEMGFTNVEVMIPFVRTLEEASAVIDLLAEHGLKRGENGLRVIMMCELPSNALLAEEFLQYFDGFSIGSNDLTQLTLGLDRDSGLIAHLFDERDPAIYKLLEMAIKTCKAKGKYIGICGQGPSDHEDFAAWLMQQGIDSVSLNPDTVLETWLYLAEKYGK from the coding sequence GTGCAAGAATTTGTGATTTGGTATGAAAACCTTGGAATGCATGATGTAAACCGAGTGGGTGGCAAAAATGCATCACTGGGTGAAATGATCAGTAATCTTGCGAATGCAGGGGTAGAGGTGCCGGGTGGTTTTGCAACGACGTCTTTAGCCTTTAATCAATTTCTTGAACAAAGTGGCGTTAATGAACGTATTTATCAAGTTCTAGATGGTTTAGACGTTGATGATGTCAATGCCTTAGCAAAAGCTGGAGCCCAAATACGGCAATGGGTAATAGATACTCCTTTTCAACCTGAACTAGAACAAGCTATTCGCGAGGCTTATCAGCAATTACATCCAGACTTAAACCAAGATGTCTCTTTTGCTGTGCGTTCTTCTGCAACAGCTGAAGATATGCCAGATGCTTCTTTTGCAGGTCAGCAAGAAACCTTTTTAAACGTACGCGGTTATGATGCTGTTATCGTAGCGATTAAACATGTATATGCTTCATTATTTAATGACCGCGCTATATCTTACCGAGTACACCAAGGCTATGACCATCGCGGTGTTGCATTATCAGCCGGTGTTCAAAAAATGGTTCGCTCAGATCTGGCTTCATCAGGCGTAATGTTTTCTATAGATACTGAATCTGGCTTTGAAGATGTTGTTTTTATAACGTCTTCTTATGGTTTAGGTGAAATGGTCGTGCAAGGTGCGGTTAATCCAGATGAGTTTTATGTCCATAAACCAACTTTAGCCGCAGGCCGCCCAGCTGTTGTTAAGCGCAGTATAGGCAGCAAAAAAATTGAAATGGTTTATTCAGCCGAGCAAACTCATGGTAAGCAAGTACAAATAATTGATGTTGCAGCAGAGCGCAGTAATGTGTTTTCACTGACCGATGCTGAAGTAGAAGAGTTAGCCAAACAAGCGGTTATTATTGCAGAACATTATGGCCGACCTATGGATATTGAATGGGCAAAAGACGGTAATGATGGCAAGTTATATATAGTACAAGCACGCCCTGAAACGGTAAAAAGCCGTGAAGATAGCAATACTATGGAGCGTTTCCAATTACAGGGCACAGCGCCAGTTCTTGTTGAGGGCCGTGCCATTGGTCAGCGTATTGGTAGTGGTGTAGCAAAAGTGCTAAAAGGCATTGAACAAATGGACCAGATCCAACCTGGCGATGTCTTAGTAACTGATATGACAGACCCAGACTGGGAACCTATCATGAAGCGAGCTTCTGCTATTGTTACTAACCGGGGCGGTCGTACTTGTCATGCTGCTATTATTGCCCGTGAATTAGGCATTCCAGCTGTTGTTGGTTGTGGCGATGCTACAACTAAAATTAAAACTGGCCAAGCCGTAACGGTATCTTGTGCTGAAGGTGATACTGGCTTTATTTATGATGGCAAGCTTGAGCATAAAGTGGTTAGTAGTCGTATTGATGAAATGCCAGCTTTAGATTTAAAAATTATGATGAACGTGGGCAATCCAGAGCGTGCCTTTTCATTTGCTAAATTACCGCATGCTGGTGTAGGTTTGGCTCGGTTAGAGTTTATTATTAACCGTATGATAGGGGTACATCCAAAGGCGTTAATTAATTTTGATAGCCAAACAGATGAACTAAAAGCCACCATTAGCCAAATGATTGCGGGATATGAAAGCCCTGTAGAATATTATATCGCCAAGCTAACAGAAGGTATTGCTACCTTAGCTTGTGCTTTTGCACCACAAAAAGTCATAGTACGAATGTCTGATTTTAAATCGAATGAATACGCTAACTTAGTGGGAGGTCGTCAATACGAGCCGCATGAAGAAAACCCGATGATCGGTTTCCGTGGTGCTGCCCGTTATATTTCTGAATCATTCCGAGATTGCTTTGCTTTAGAAGTTGAAGCTTTAAAGCGGGTACGTAATGAGATGGGCTTTACTAATGTTGAAGTGATGATCCCCTTCGTTCGTACTTTAGAAGAAGCTAGTGCAGTTATTGATTTATTAGCTGAGCATGGTTTAAAGCGTGGTGAAAATGGCTTACGCGTTATTATGATGTGTGAACTGCCTTCAAATGCGTTATTAGCAGAAGAGTTTTTACAATACTTTGATGGTTTCTCTATAGGCTCAAACGATTTAACCCAGTTAACTTTAGGCTTAGATAGAGACAGCGGTTTAATCGCACATTTATTTGATGAGCGAGATCCGGCTATTTATAAGTTATTAGAGATGGCTATTAAAACCTGTAAAGCTAAAGGTAAGTATATTGGTATTTGTGGTCAGGGACCTTCAGATCACGAAGACTTTGCTGCTTGGTTAATGCAGCAAGGTATTGATAGTGTATCGTTAAATCCAGATACAGTATTAGAAACTTGGTTATATTTAGCGGAGAAGTACGGTAAATAG
- a CDS encoding pyruvate, water dikinase regulatory protein — MRTAFYISDGTAITAEVFGHALLTLFPAEFEHVTIPFVETIDMAEQVKQRINDRYKTTGSKPLIFQTFVDENLRAIINSSDGICYDFLNSFVEPIQRELGIAPVPKTHRTHSIHEKTYDFRIDAVNFALANDDGANVKDYDKADVILVGVSRSGKTPTSLYLALQFGIKAANYPFVEEDMDQLKLPEALQRNKSKLFGLTITPERLSHIREQRKANSRYASLRQCQLELNEVENLYKQQQIPFLNSTHLSIEEISAKILAITGLKRRKI, encoded by the coding sequence GTGCGCACAGCTTTTTATATTTCAGATGGTACAGCTATTACCGCAGAAGTGTTTGGTCACGCTTTACTTACTCTATTCCCTGCAGAATTTGAGCATGTGACCATTCCGTTTGTTGAAACCATTGATATGGCCGAGCAAGTTAAACAACGAATAAACGATCGTTATAAAACTACAGGTTCCAAGCCATTAATTTTTCAAACCTTTGTCGATGAAAATTTACGCGCTATTATAAATAGCAGCGATGGTATTTGTTATGACTTTTTAAATTCATTTGTTGAGCCAATTCAACGTGAGTTAGGCATAGCGCCTGTACCTAAAACACATAGAACTCATAGTATACATGAAAAAACCTATGATTTTCGTATCGATGCCGTCAACTTTGCTTTGGCTAATGACGATGGTGCCAATGTAAAAGATTATGACAAAGCCGATGTTATTTTGGTTGGAGTAAGTCGCTCTGGTAAAACCCCTACTAGCTTATATTTAGCCTTACAGTTTGGTATTAAAGCAGCAAACTACCCTTTCGTAGAAGAAGATATGGATCAGTTAAAACTGCCTGAAGCATTACAGCGCAATAAATCCAAACTATTTGGTTTAACCATTACACCAGAGCGATTAAGCCATATCCGAGAGCAACGTAAAGCCAATAGTCGCTATGCGTCATTGCGCCAATGCCAGTTAGAGTTAAATGAAGTCGAAAATTTATATAAACAACAACAGATCCCGTTTTTAAATTCGACCCATTTATCTATTGAAGAAATCTCAGCTAAAATCTTAGCGATAACCGGTTTAAAGCGACGTAAAATATAA
- a CDS encoding class II 3-deoxy-7-phosphoheptulonate synthase, translating to MSIWTPQSWRSFPIQQQPSYQDQELLKTVEKNLHKYPPLVFAQETRELYKQLGQVAEGQGFLLQGGDCAETFNDFNAPKIRDTFKVLLQMAVVLTFAASLPVVKVARLAGQYAKPRSSDFETINGVSLPSYRGDIVNSFEFTEAARQPDPNRLTTAYHHSAATLNLLRAFAQGGLADLHQVSKWNLGFVESNPLKERYQDVAQRVQESLRFMEVCGISAQNSPSIRETQLFTSHEALLLNYEEALTRRDSLTGDWYDCSAHMVWIGERTRQLDHAHIEFFRGIHNPVGVKIGPNIKPDELIRLIDNLNPNNTAGRLTLISRMGADNLADKLPALVSRVKQEGRKVVWSSDPMHGNTVKASNDYKTRDFEAILAEIRNFFAIHQAEGTHAGGIHLEMTGENVTECTGGAYGLSESDLSQRYFTQCDPRLNADQVLELAFLIADTFRTARK from the coding sequence GTGAGTATTTGGACGCCGCAAAGTTGGCGCAGTTTTCCGATCCAACAACAACCTAGTTATCAGGATCAGGAACTGCTAAAAACAGTAGAGAAAAATTTACATAAATATCCTCCCTTGGTATTTGCGCAAGAGACGCGTGAGCTTTACAAGCAGCTCGGCCAAGTTGCAGAAGGGCAAGGGTTTCTATTACAAGGCGGCGATTGTGCAGAAACCTTTAATGATTTTAATGCACCCAAAATTCGCGACACTTTTAAAGTATTGTTACAAATGGCTGTGGTGTTAACTTTTGCTGCTAGTTTGCCTGTAGTAAAAGTGGCCCGATTGGCAGGTCAATATGCTAAACCTCGTTCAAGTGACTTTGAAACAATAAACGGTGTGTCACTGCCTAGCTATCGTGGTGATATTGTTAATAGTTTTGAGTTTACTGAAGCTGCTCGCCAGCCAGATCCTAATCGTTTAACAACGGCTTATCACCATTCAGCTGCTACATTGAATTTATTACGTGCTTTTGCTCAAGGTGGCTTAGCTGATTTACATCAAGTGAGTAAATGGAATCTTGGCTTTGTTGAGTCAAATCCGTTAAAAGAACGTTATCAAGATGTCGCGCAGCGGGTGCAAGAGTCGCTACGCTTTATGGAAGTTTGCGGAATTAGCGCCCAAAATTCGCCTTCAATTAGAGAAACCCAGTTATTTACTTCACACGAAGCCTTATTGCTTAATTATGAAGAAGCTTTAACTCGACGTGACTCTCTAACCGGTGATTGGTATGACTGTTCAGCCCATATGGTATGGATTGGTGAAAGAACACGTCAATTAGATCATGCTCATATTGAGTTTTTCCGCGGTATTCATAATCCAGTAGGGGTAAAAATTGGCCCAAACATTAAGCCAGATGAGCTAATACGCTTAATTGATAATTTAAACCCGAATAACACTGCAGGACGTTTAACTTTAATTAGCCGGATGGGTGCAGATAATTTAGCAGATAAACTTCCCGCTTTAGTGAGTCGCGTTAAGCAAGAAGGCCGTAAAGTGGTTTGGAGTTCAGATCCTATGCATGGCAATACTGTAAAAGCCAGCAATGATTATAAAACTCGTGATTTTGAAGCTATTTTAGCAGAAATTCGTAACTTTTTTGCTATCCATCAAGCTGAAGGTACCCATGCTGGTGGGATCCACTTAGAAATGACTGGTGAAAATGTTACTGAATGTACCGGCGGTGCTTACGGATTAAGTGAAAGCGATTTGAGTCAGCGTTACTTTACTCAGTGTGATCCGCGATTAAATGCAGATCAAGTTTTAGAATTAGCATTCTTAATTGCCGACACTTTTCGAACTGCGCGCAAATAA
- a CDS encoding low molecular weight protein-tyrosine-phosphatase, with translation MSNKLLFVCLGNICRSPTAHAVMRHKAKLIGLNIEIDSAGTHASDRGEKPDSRSIREGTKQGYDFAQIHARPVKDEDFKYFDLILAMDQDNYQVLNRRCPPQYKHKLQLFMQYHPSFSSLQEVPDPYYGGARGFELVLQMIEAGCDGLSRHLEQQNL, from the coding sequence ATGTCTAATAAACTGCTTTTTGTATGTTTAGGGAATATTTGTCGTTCACCGACAGCACATGCTGTAATGCGACATAAAGCAAAGTTAATTGGACTTAACATTGAAATTGACTCAGCGGGCACTCATGCCTCAGATCGCGGTGAAAAACCTGACAGTAGAAGTATTCGTGAAGGCACTAAGCAGGGCTATGATTTTGCCCAGATCCATGCTCGGCCAGTAAAAGATGAAGATTTTAAGTATTTTGATTTAATATTGGCAATGGATCAGGATAATTATCAAGTGCTTAACAGGAGGTGTCCACCTCAGTATAAACATAAACTACAGCTATTTATGCAGTACCACCCTAGCTTTTCTAGTCTGCAAGAAGTGCCTGATCCTTACTATGGAGGTGCGCGTGGTTTTGAGCTGGTTTTACAAATGATTGAGGCAGGCTGTGATGGGCTTAGCCGGCATCTAGAGCAACAAAATCTGTAA
- a CDS encoding response regulator transcription factor — protein MDKFNKLIVISEQDSVHNITLLAKSISINAQQVTKAVALSSNIIKPGVLLAYPYINTDIKNNGVSTELEYLLNKVPVFLYQAERAVVNIPQAIYAGIRGVIFRDEQLDRVMTAINTMMTGQLYYPRKVMSELIDSLIQERQAKKQQVVLIPNTNLLTKQENRIIKLVAEGARNKEIADTLNISAHTVKAHLSSIFRKTKVRNRVELLRCMQWPNILEAQPICQPKHLNNIN, from the coding sequence ATGGATAAGTTTAATAAGCTTATAGTTATTTCAGAGCAAGATTCTGTACATAATATTACACTGTTAGCCAAATCAATCAGTATTAATGCGCAACAAGTAACTAAAGCAGTTGCATTAAGTAGTAATATAATTAAACCTGGTGTGCTATTAGCTTATCCTTATATCAATACTGATATTAAAAATAATGGCGTCTCTACTGAGCTAGAATACTTATTAAATAAGGTTCCTGTATTTTTATATCAAGCAGAAAGAGCGGTTGTTAATATTCCACAAGCAATATATGCCGGCATTAGAGGTGTAATTTTTCGTGATGAACAATTAGACCGAGTTATGACAGCAATCAACACTATGATGACCGGACAGCTTTATTATCCGCGTAAAGTCATGTCAGAGCTAATAGATAGTCTAATTCAAGAAAGGCAGGCTAAAAAGCAACAAGTAGTTTTAATTCCTAATACTAACCTTTTAACCAAACAAGAAAACCGTATTATAAAGTTAGTAGCCGAAGGGGCACGAAATAAAGAAATTGCCGATACGTTGAATATTAGTGCTCATACCGTAAAAGCCCATTTATCCTCTATATTTAGGAAAACTAAAGTTCGTAATAGAGTTGAATTGCTGCGCTGTATGCAATGGCCTAATATACTAGAAGCTCAGCCAATCTGTCAGCCTAAACATCTAAACAATATAAACTAA